The Thermanaerovibrio acidaminovorans DSM 6589 genome contains a region encoding:
- the flgK gene encoding flagellar hook-associated protein FlgK encodes MLNSFFGFEMGRRAMDYFRRGMETAGHNISNANVEGYSRQRVDASSSPPFTDPGLARPALPGQIGTGVQIDAIRRLRDLFLDSQYREEVCVKGYWDAVLNAVNQTEMYVNEPAGKGFQAAMNDFWAALQEVSKRPDNSATRESLVQNAKSVVVFLQQLNTNYDQYRTALNKEIRLKVDEANSLIDQIAQLNGVIEEIKGVGGNPNDLMDRRDLLVEKLSKIIDCTVGSPCIDEADGDFKVDLGGKLLVQGTEARHLVLVPVAGNQGFFDVQVEDNLFSHVSDPTVATAILEQKMPESVVSLNVNRLASETRWELGRGDAMLTVTDKDRALGLRGSFALQVSSSGVVRSSAAFPAAGGNPVGTVLIPPTGNASYRFRLSAGDFESMVSVTWDSVNSRWDITDNLGNSASTAGGFLNLSDLNSFFANYSAKVTSSLSTGGDQLTLSSVDRHLLSISDVQGNLGSLLGLTGSSPAVTIEVTEADSLVTIANKINSAYSSDLARKVPPELTTNPPGTPPETPEQWLRCLVEQDGTTGNYYLKLQSHLVGETYRINVLGGSDCGTGQGGSLYMARKLGFVNADDSTSVMTYSQDAYFVFEDKEYLSSTNAFKDARRLSASDLWSASMPTEVYKGLRLELKGVGATQIQSRHHVKGGELRGLLESRDDFLLTQMDWFDEIVFGLVTEFNSLHYSGHGSGDYINTTGIDFFVPVVGKYGASSNFALNQLLEIHSSLVAASSGDGAGHAQGAAGNSSGDGSVALKLAQLKQAKVLNGRSADFNAYYESFIAELGAVGQRASTMAKNQKALVDQINTQRQSVMGVNMDEEMMDIIKFQQAFNGIARYITTIDEMLDKIINGMGRVGL; translated from the coding sequence TTGCTGAACAGCTTCTTCGGCTTTGAGATGGGCCGCAGGGCCATGGACTACTTCAGGCGGGGGATGGAGACCGCGGGGCACAACATATCCAACGCCAACGTGGAGGGTTACTCCCGGCAGCGGGTGGACGCCTCCTCCAGTCCTCCCTTCACGGACCCGGGCCTTGCCAGGCCCGCGTTGCCCGGTCAGATAGGCACCGGGGTTCAGATCGATGCCATAAGGCGCCTTCGGGACCTCTTCCTGGACTCCCAGTACCGGGAGGAGGTTTGTGTGAAGGGCTATTGGGATGCGGTGTTGAACGCGGTGAACCAGACGGAGATGTACGTCAACGAGCCCGCCGGGAAGGGGTTCCAGGCGGCCATGAACGATTTCTGGGCGGCCCTGCAGGAGGTCTCCAAGCGGCCGGACAACAGCGCCACCCGGGAGAGCCTGGTCCAGAACGCCAAGAGCGTGGTGGTCTTCCTTCAGCAATTGAACACCAACTACGACCAGTACAGGACCGCGTTGAACAAGGAGATCCGTCTCAAGGTTGACGAGGCCAACTCCCTGATCGACCAGATAGCCCAGTTGAACGGGGTGATAGAGGAGATAAAGGGGGTTGGGGGCAACCCGAACGACCTGATGGACCGGCGGGACCTGCTGGTGGAGAAGCTGTCCAAGATAATAGACTGCACGGTGGGGAGCCCCTGTATTGACGAGGCGGACGGGGACTTCAAGGTGGACCTTGGGGGCAAGCTGTTGGTCCAGGGCACCGAGGCCCGTCACCTGGTGCTGGTTCCCGTGGCTGGCAACCAGGGCTTCTTCGACGTGCAGGTGGAGGACAACCTCTTCTCCCACGTGTCGGATCCCACGGTGGCTACCGCCATCCTGGAGCAGAAGATGCCCGAGTCGGTGGTGTCCCTCAACGTGAACCGGTTGGCCAGCGAGACCCGCTGGGAGCTGGGCCGCGGCGATGCGATGCTCACCGTCACCGACAAGGACAGGGCCCTGGGGCTTAGGGGTAGCTTCGCCTTGCAGGTCTCCTCATCTGGGGTGGTGAGGAGCTCTGCCGCCTTTCCCGCCGCGGGGGGCAACCCGGTGGGCACAGTCCTGATCCCCCCCACGGGCAACGCTTCCTACCGGTTCAGGCTCTCCGCCGGGGACTTCGAGTCCATGGTGTCGGTCACCTGGGACAGCGTCAACTCCCGGTGGGACATAACCGACAACCTGGGCAACTCCGCCTCCACCGCCGGAGGGTTTTTGAACCTGTCGGACCTCAACTCGTTCTTCGCCAACTACTCCGCCAAGGTAACTTCCTCCCTTTCGACCGGTGGGGACCAGCTGACCCTGTCCAGCGTTGACCGGCATCTGCTCTCCATATCGGACGTCCAGGGCAACCTGGGGTCCCTCCTGGGGCTCACCGGATCGTCCCCTGCGGTGACCATAGAGGTCACCGAGGCGGACTCGCTGGTCACCATAGCCAACAAGATAAACTCCGCCTACTCCAGCGATCTGGCCAGGAAGGTTCCTCCGGAGTTGACCACTAACCCGCCTGGCACGCCGCCGGAGACGCCGGAGCAGTGGCTCAGGTGTTTGGTTGAGCAGGACGGGACCACCGGGAACTACTACCTTAAACTCCAGAGTCACCTGGTGGGGGAGACCTACCGTATAAACGTCCTGGGGGGTAGCGATTGCGGCACCGGTCAGGGTGGCAGCCTATACATGGCCCGGAAGCTGGGGTTCGTTAATGCCGATGACTCCACCAGCGTGATGACCTATTCGCAGGACGCCTACTTCGTCTTCGAGGACAAGGAGTACCTGTCCAGCACCAACGCCTTCAAGGACGCCAGGCGCCTTTCCGCCTCGGACCTCTGGTCCGCCTCCATGCCCACTGAGGTCTACAAGGGCCTCAGGCTGGAGCTCAAGGGGGTTGGGGCGACCCAGATCCAGAGCCGTCATCACGTCAAGGGTGGGGAGCTGAGGGGGCTTCTGGAGTCCCGGGACGACTTCCTCCTGACCCAGATGGACTGGTTCGACGAGATAGTCTTCGGTCTGGTGACCGAGTTCAACTCCCTTCACTACTCGGGGCACGGCTCGGGGGACTACATAAACACCACCGGGATAGACTTCTTCGTCCCCGTGGTGGGCAAGTACGGGGCCTCCTCCAATTTCGCCTTGAACCAGTTGCTGGAGATTCACTCCTCCCTTGTGGCTGCCTCCAGCGGGGATGGGGCTGGTCACGCTCAGGGGGCGGCGGGCAACTCGTCGGGGGATGGATCGGTGGCGCTGAAGCTGGCGCAACTCAAGCAGGCCAAGGTGTTGAACGGTCGCTCCGCGGACTTCAACGCCTACTACGAGAGCTTCATTGCAGAGCTGGGGGCGGTGGGGCAGAGGGCCTCCACAATGGCGAAGAACCAGAAGGCCCTGGTGGACCAGATAAACACCCAGCGGCAGTCCGTCATGGGGGTTAACATGGACGAGGAGATGATGGACATAATAAAGTTCCAACAGGCCTTCAATGGGATTGCTCGTTACATAACCACCATAGACGAGATGTTGGACAAGATAATAAACGGCATGGGCCGGGTTGGGCTGTAG
- the flgL gene encoding flagellar hook-associated protein FlgL encodes MLQRVTNSMMHGMLLSDMQSNLAKMLEIQKQLATQKKFSRPSDNPIDVTRSLSMDTTITENVQYRRNLDDALTWLNNTETAFDQITSVYQQVRQLAVYAGDGGLVDVDMGAIAEQLYQLQEEMRNAANYEVEGRFLLSGLSTGVRPFVRDSSGRVVYKGSTMPVYFEMERQQLGRVSFTGRDVFQVNEKKYTLRSFEVPLDFTWKGRDEIIQLQVGDQVVKARLSERWQDEKLDNVADSTDYDRFREASELEGYSLDDVAKALNDSIEMGDLKRLVSVSVEKDTAKGVQRLVIRSHNGLPVRLTSWPETDIPKLSQGVRGVDVPLAPPFVADASSTLTVDFGNGVTHDVAVAGKTLSQIADELMKVPGLWAERKTDGTNEWLLVVSRDPSRSFSIRSTGNVATDVFGSDTVLSSEVQKNVDHSHIDLVRLLGMETSLKSTEVSPTWNVDTTASPLHWKFMAGGKRGELFINGDPDLTMEELAQRINAVMGEWVEAVVELDEPDGASPSPDPLGNSGSNAEEATKRLILRTRDGSPLVVYDGERAGANYASQLGVDTSVRGAGPLTYPSDGAGPFDENMPALVEVRVGDETYTVKLCRLRHDTGEKVAEAIVAQVNQMAGERLLDVDSLSSSDDFAILSLTGQPVSIVDRGYGDPAYGQYTGGVAIQLGIASGVTGGGVPGNTAAGADGTVRISSLGRWVDVPVLATDDVKSFLDRARDLAGDWLDLSYFDPSLSNPPGGTNVSFSISAKDGSPVSIFDLSGSASSVFNMGTGLSGSSLGAWTPVAGDVLTISVNGVTHSIDLYDESKGQPIVSNLDELADLINARFQGQDLVAQTVDMGGGSKRLVITSPRGYVVNVDESAMSAGTQLGLNGTSPSRGGYGPFNQRVQVRTLGNQTKQDFFGVMDDLINAVRNEDRRGISDHLLKKVTDWGDNLLRCRTECGALINRYENTQARLKQNNVNLTELQSKISDVDLAEAATQFQMAQAVYQASLAVIARIIQPTLVDFLR; translated from the coding sequence ATGCTTCAGCGGGTTACTAACAGCATGATGCACGGCATGTTGCTGTCCGACATGCAGAGCAACTTGGCCAAGATGCTGGAGATCCAGAAGCAGCTGGCCACCCAGAAGAAGTTCTCCAGGCCATCGGACAACCCCATAGACGTGACCAGGTCTCTCTCTATGGACACCACCATAACGGAGAACGTCCAGTACAGGAGAAACCTGGACGACGCTCTGACGTGGCTCAACAACACCGAGACCGCATTTGACCAGATAACCAGCGTCTATCAGCAGGTCCGTCAGTTGGCCGTATACGCTGGGGACGGGGGGCTGGTGGACGTGGACATGGGGGCCATCGCGGAGCAACTGTACCAGCTGCAGGAGGAGATGCGGAACGCGGCCAACTACGAGGTGGAGGGCCGTTTCCTCCTGTCAGGTCTCTCCACCGGTGTCAGGCCCTTCGTTAGGGACTCCAGCGGCCGGGTGGTCTACAAAGGCAGCACCATGCCGGTCTACTTCGAGATGGAGCGCCAGCAGCTGGGCCGGGTCTCCTTTACCGGCCGGGACGTTTTCCAGGTGAACGAGAAGAAGTACACGTTGAGGAGCTTCGAGGTGCCCTTGGACTTCACCTGGAAGGGGCGGGACGAGATAATCCAGCTCCAGGTGGGAGATCAGGTGGTGAAGGCCCGTCTGTCGGAGAGGTGGCAGGACGAGAAGCTGGACAACGTGGCGGACAGCACCGACTACGACCGTTTCCGGGAGGCTTCGGAGCTGGAGGGTTACAGTCTGGACGACGTAGCCAAGGCGCTGAACGACAGCATAGAGATGGGGGATCTCAAGCGGCTGGTGTCCGTATCGGTGGAGAAGGACACCGCCAAGGGGGTCCAGCGGCTGGTGATAAGGAGCCACAACGGCCTTCCGGTTAGGCTCACCAGCTGGCCCGAGACTGACATACCAAAGCTCTCCCAGGGTGTTCGGGGTGTCGATGTTCCCCTGGCCCCCCCGTTTGTGGCGGACGCCTCTTCCACCCTTACGGTGGACTTCGGCAATGGGGTGACCCACGACGTGGCGGTGGCGGGCAAGACCTTGTCCCAGATTGCCGATGAGCTCATGAAGGTCCCTGGTTTATGGGCGGAGAGAAAGACCGATGGGACCAACGAGTGGCTCCTGGTGGTATCCCGGGATCCGTCCAGGTCCTTCAGCATAAGGTCCACCGGCAACGTGGCCACCGATGTCTTTGGATCCGACACGGTGTTGTCCTCCGAGGTCCAGAAGAACGTGGATCACAGCCACATAGACCTGGTGCGGCTTCTCGGCATGGAGACCTCCCTGAAGTCCACCGAGGTTTCCCCCACTTGGAACGTGGACACCACCGCATCTCCCCTTCACTGGAAGTTCATGGCGGGGGGGAAGAGGGGGGAGCTCTTCATAAACGGTGACCCGGACCTAACCATGGAGGAGCTGGCCCAGCGGATAAATGCGGTGATGGGTGAGTGGGTCGAGGCGGTGGTGGAGCTGGACGAGCCGGACGGGGCCAGCCCTAGCCCGGACCCTTTGGGCAACAGCGGTTCCAACGCCGAGGAGGCCACCAAGAGGCTTATCCTGAGGACCCGGGACGGCTCCCCCCTTGTGGTATACGATGGGGAGAGGGCGGGGGCCAACTACGCCTCCCAGCTGGGGGTGGATACCAGCGTCAGGGGGGCGGGGCCTTTGACCTATCCGAGCGACGGGGCTGGGCCTTTCGACGAGAACATGCCCGCCCTGGTGGAGGTCCGGGTTGGGGACGAGACCTACACGGTGAAGCTCTGTCGGTTGAGGCACGACACGGGGGAGAAGGTGGCGGAGGCCATCGTCGCCCAGGTGAACCAGATGGCGGGGGAGAGGCTTTTGGACGTGGACAGTCTGTCCTCCTCCGATGACTTCGCCATCTTGTCCCTCACGGGACAGCCGGTTAGCATCGTGGACCGGGGCTATGGGGATCCCGCCTACGGCCAGTATACCGGTGGCGTGGCCATCCAGCTGGGCATCGCTTCCGGTGTGACCGGGGGCGGCGTGCCGGGCAACACCGCTGCCGGGGCCGACGGGACGGTCAGGATCTCCTCCCTTGGGCGGTGGGTTGACGTGCCGGTCCTGGCCACCGACGACGTGAAGAGCTTCCTGGACCGGGCCAGGGACCTGGCGGGGGATTGGTTGGATCTGTCGTACTTCGATCCGAGCCTGTCCAACCCTCCGGGGGGCACTAACGTCAGTTTCTCCATATCCGCCAAGGACGGTTCCCCGGTATCCATCTTCGATCTGTCCGGTTCCGCCTCCAGCGTTTTCAACATGGGCACCGGTCTTTCGGGCAGTTCGCTTGGGGCTTGGACTCCGGTGGCGGGTGACGTGCTCACCATATCGGTAAACGGGGTGACCCACAGCATAGATTTGTACGATGAGAGCAAGGGGCAACCCATCGTATCCAACTTGGATGAGCTGGCGGATCTGATAAACGCCCGCTTTCAGGGGCAGGATCTCGTGGCTCAGACGGTGGACATGGGGGGGGGGAGCAAGAGGTTGGTGATAACCTCCCCGAGGGGCTACGTGGTCAATGTTGACGAAAGCGCCATGTCGGCTGGGACCCAGTTGGGGCTCAATGGGACGTCTCCCTCAAGAGGGGGGTACGGCCCTTTCAATCAGAGGGTTCAGGTGCGAACTCTGGGCAATCAAACCAAACAGGACTTTTTCGGTGTCATGGATGACCTGATAAACGCGGTCCGTAACGAGGATCGCCGGGGTATATCGGACCATCTCCTAAAGAAAGTGACCGATTGGGGGGATAACCTGCTCCGATGTAGGACCGAGTGCGGGGCCTTGATAAACCGCTATGAGAACACTCAGGCTAGGCTCAAACAGAACAATGTGAATTTGACAGAACTCCAAAGCAAGATATCCGATGTGGATCTGGCGGAGGCGGCTACGCAGTTCCAGATGGCTCAAGCGGTGTACCAGGCCAGTTTGGCGGTCATAGCCAGGATAATCCAGCCGACCCTTGTGGATTTTTTGAGGTGA
- the fliW gene encoding flagellar assembly protein FliW has protein sequence MVRFPKGIPAFEDHTEWAFVGEDDSPVKWLQSLKDGDVALPVCPPHLILPSYQAKLTADDLKIIEASSEDELGIMVVLTIPGNVAEMTANLRAPLIFNYIKQLGCQVILSNEEYSVRHRVFAPGVPEASPCGGGEGS, from the coding sequence ATGGTTCGATTCCCCAAAGGCATACCGGCCTTCGAGGATCACACCGAGTGGGCTTTTGTGGGGGAGGATGATAGCCCGGTCAAGTGGCTTCAGAGCCTCAAGGACGGGGACGTTGCATTGCCCGTATGCCCACCCCATCTGATCCTGCCGTCTTATCAGGCGAAGTTGACCGCCGATGACCTTAAGATCATAGAGGCCTCTTCGGAGGATGAGCTTGGTATCATGGTGGTGCTTACTATACCAGGGAACGTGGCGGAGATGACCGCGAATTTGAGGGCCCCTTTGATATTTAACTATATCAAGCAACTTGGATGTCAGGTGATCTTGTCCAACGAGGAGTACTCGGTGAGGCACCGGGTTTTTGCCCCTGGGGTGCCTGAGGCGAGCCCCTGTGGCGGTGGGGAGGGGTCCTAG
- the csrA gene encoding carbon storage regulator CsrA, which yields MLVLSRKPGESIVIGDGIEVRCLEVRGEVVRLGIVAPREVKVWRKELIQEVTETNVAAASVRPPEGWSRILMSIANVEERNDSDEAKE from the coding sequence GTGCTGGTCCTCTCTAGGAAGCCTGGGGAGTCGATAGTCATAGGTGACGGCATAGAGGTTCGGTGCCTGGAGGTCCGAGGCGAGGTGGTGCGCCTTGGCATTGTGGCTCCTCGGGAGGTTAAGGTCTGGCGCAAGGAGCTGATCCAGGAAGTTACGGAGACCAACGTGGCCGCTGCCTCGGTGAGGCCTCCGGAGGGTTGGAGCCGTATTCTCATGTCCATTGCCAATGTTGAGGAGAGGAATGACTCGGATGAAGCCAAGGAGTAG
- a CDS encoding motility associated factor glycosyltransferase family protein: MRKNLEELRSRQPLLAERIESEMAKLEPGDFTVTDVSSGRWVKDPSGKAFFERIVDHSLSGDCHMVLGVGYPPYLFKVLRGLPKEALAVVVIEPDLRRLLATFSMTSVYMALPRGCRLSFVVWGETALVDEAVAYNVVPLGIFLFTQARKLVHRGIAEVEGEALSALEAKFWDVVRYRVESLGNSPEDTLLGIRHGALNLPRILEGVDGKDLVRIWKDRPAVCVASGPSLKRNVDLLKGNEDRFLIVACDTALLPLLRRGIVPHAVTTIERNLMYEVWMPSVLEEFPEECRGILLVSQSVSEPITAGRWPGPVFVVGKMDSPADMWLVNDVLKKNTMLSGMSVAHMSMCFAVGVGASKVALIGQDLSFDDDGETTHMEGAASLTPDGIARELAYPRLEVEAIGGGRVKTHQMWYYFLQIFERILPNFGEDKVFQCSERGAVIKGAGCMPLREFMARFGDAQRVPRVGEEDVKFGSAESEVSGILVRIGRAKSDISFCLDVLDQMEEEINRVSAPALAPARRRQHAMKVAELLDRLHGANRALAFIGQSYTHLSGVVIAKTRFLETMEDVREWTKVHLDMVSSHRVNLGFMRQWLDYMEAMLSLNVEGEVSMYRGLRDGDLLEPLGEALERFFESGESDLLSPLGLSISDMLCRVDLERQEGVHPELLWMAAKFLALQGRPYEARRLMGRAYGMWHDTVAPSEVVADFFIDWAAIEASHDLVRAPQFELAISLLDSARDVMPQWTERIDSLKTQVLESQRRYLDAVKLVPEYDLQRRLMERRNAAQEALLRQDLPRAFEEVMAMEEGLEKYPGDVVPHLRWLSKTALDCLGCDDPQVDAACRRAIDFIWEIRDRLVPLGFPFDRRMLDYLRDKGVDVVEIQVEGSQVP; this comes from the coding sequence TTGCGCAAGAATCTTGAGGAGCTTAGGTCTCGCCAGCCCCTTTTGGCGGAGCGGATAGAGTCGGAGATGGCCAAGCTTGAGCCCGGGGACTTTACCGTCACCGATGTGTCCTCTGGCCGTTGGGTAAAGGACCCTTCCGGCAAGGCCTTCTTCGAGCGGATTGTCGATCATAGCCTGAGCGGGGATTGCCATATGGTTCTGGGGGTTGGTTACCCTCCGTACCTCTTCAAGGTGCTTCGGGGGTTGCCCAAGGAGGCCCTGGCGGTGGTGGTAATAGAGCCGGACTTGAGGCGCCTTTTGGCTACTTTTTCCATGACGTCGGTATACATGGCGCTGCCCAGGGGGTGTCGCCTCTCCTTCGTCGTCTGGGGTGAGACCGCCTTGGTGGATGAGGCGGTAGCTTACAACGTGGTTCCCCTTGGGATTTTCCTCTTTACCCAGGCGAGGAAGCTTGTCCACCGGGGCATAGCCGAGGTGGAGGGAGAGGCCTTGTCGGCCTTGGAGGCCAAGTTTTGGGATGTGGTCAGATACAGGGTAGAGTCCCTGGGGAACTCGCCGGAAGATACCCTGTTGGGTATCCGTCATGGGGCATTAAACCTGCCCAGGATCCTTGAAGGGGTGGATGGTAAGGACCTTGTCCGGATATGGAAGGACCGCCCGGCGGTCTGTGTGGCCTCGGGACCGTCGCTCAAGCGGAACGTGGACCTATTGAAGGGCAACGAGGATAGGTTTCTCATCGTGGCTTGTGATACCGCCCTGTTGCCCCTGTTGCGGAGGGGTATCGTGCCTCATGCGGTTACCACCATAGAGAGGAACCTCATGTACGAAGTGTGGATGCCCAGTGTGTTGGAGGAGTTCCCGGAGGAGTGCAGGGGGATACTGTTGGTAAGCCAGTCGGTGAGCGAGCCAATCACTGCCGGCCGGTGGCCCGGACCGGTGTTCGTGGTCGGGAAGATGGACAGTCCTGCCGACATGTGGTTGGTTAACGATGTCCTGAAGAAGAACACCATGCTGTCCGGGATGAGCGTTGCCCATATGTCCATGTGTTTCGCCGTTGGTGTGGGTGCCTCCAAGGTGGCATTGATAGGTCAGGACCTATCTTTTGATGACGATGGGGAGACCACTCATATGGAGGGGGCCGCTTCGTTGACCCCTGATGGGATAGCCCGGGAGCTGGCGTATCCAAGGTTGGAGGTGGAGGCAATTGGGGGGGGCAGGGTTAAGACTCACCAGATGTGGTACTACTTCCTCCAAATATTTGAGCGCATCCTGCCCAACTTTGGAGAGGATAAGGTATTTCAGTGTTCCGAGCGTGGAGCCGTGATAAAGGGGGCGGGATGCATGCCCCTTAGGGAGTTTATGGCTCGATTCGGAGATGCCCAGAGGGTTCCCAGGGTTGGTGAGGAGGATGTTAAGTTTGGAAGTGCCGAGTCGGAGGTCTCTGGGATCCTTGTCAGGATAGGGAGGGCTAAATCCGACATCTCGTTCTGCCTTGATGTGTTGGATCAGATGGAAGAGGAGATCAATAGGGTATCTGCCCCTGCACTGGCCCCTGCCAGGAGGAGGCAGCACGCCATGAAGGTGGCGGAGTTGCTTGACCGCCTTCATGGGGCCAACCGGGCGCTGGCGTTCATTGGTCAGAGCTACACTCACCTCTCCGGTGTCGTTATCGCCAAGACCAGGTTCCTCGAGACGATGGAGGACGTTAGGGAGTGGACCAAGGTCCACCTGGATATGGTTTCAAGCCATCGGGTGAATCTGGGCTTTATGCGCCAGTGGCTCGATTACATGGAGGCCATGCTCTCCCTCAATGTGGAGGGGGAGGTTTCAATGTATCGAGGACTTCGTGATGGGGATCTGCTTGAGCCTCTAGGGGAGGCGCTTGAGAGGTTCTTTGAGTCGGGTGAGTCTGACCTGCTCTCTCCCCTGGGGCTTTCCATATCGGATATGCTCTGTAGGGTGGATCTGGAGCGGCAGGAGGGGGTCCATCCCGAGCTCCTCTGGATGGCCGCCAAGTTCCTGGCTCTTCAGGGCAGGCCCTACGAGGCCCGTCGCCTAATGGGCAGAGCCTATGGAATGTGGCACGATACCGTAGCCCCCTCGGAGGTGGTGGCAGATTTCTTCATTGACTGGGCCGCCATTGAGGCCTCCCATGATCTCGTTCGAGCTCCCCAGTTCGAGCTTGCCATCTCGCTGTTGGACTCCGCAAGGGACGTGATGCCCCAGTGGACGGAGCGGATAGATTCACTCAAGACCCAGGTTCTTGAGTCTCAGCGCAGGTACCTTGACGCGGTTAAGCTGGTCCCAGAGTACGACCTCCAACGCAGGCTCATGGAACGTAGAAACGCAGCTCAAGAGGCCCTTTTGAGGCAGGATCTTCCACGGGCCTTTGAGGAGGTGATGGCCATGGAGGAGGGGCTTGAGAAGTATCCGGGCGACGTGGTGCCCCACCTCAGATGGCTGTCCAAGACTGCTCTGGACTGCCTAGGGTGCGATGATCCCCAAGTGGATGCCGCCTGCCGCCGGGCCATTGACTTCATCTGGGAGATCCGGGATCGGCTAGTGCCACTGGGTTTTCCGTTTGACCGTCGCATGTTGGACTACCTCCGGGATAAGGGGGTTGATGTGGTGGAGATTCAGGTGGAAGGGTCTCAAGTTCCTTGA